In one Lycorma delicatula isolate Av1 chromosome 5, ASM4794821v1, whole genome shotgun sequence genomic region, the following are encoded:
- the LOC142325478 gene encoding calmodulin-like protein 4 — MAHHFREQDIDEFRECFFLFARNGQIRTLDELSVIMRSLGMSPTIAELKMYFKEKGGKMSFPDFLKVMHTHSRAEDLPKEVVEAFKAADREKKGVIPASQLRHMLLNWGEQLSPKEVDQIFREANVFTNGMVKYEDFVKIACAPVPDYY, encoded by the exons ATg gCCCATCATTTTCGTGAACAAGATATTGATG AATTCAGggaatgtttctttttatttgcaaGAAATGGTCAGATACGTACTCTTGATGAACTTAGCGTTATTATGCGATCTCTAGGAATGAGCCCTACTATTGCAGAACTGAAAATGTACTTTAAAGAGAAAG gAGGAAAAATGTCGTTTCCAGACTTTCTTAAAGTAATGCATACTCATAGTAGAGCTGAAGACTTACCGAAAGAAGTAGTTGAAGCCTTTAAAGCAGCTGATAGAGAAAAGAAAGGTGTTATTCCTGCATCACAGCTAAGACATATGTTGTTAAACTGGGGAGAACAACTAAGCCCTAAAGAAG ttgaccAGATTTTCCGTGAGGCAAATGTTTTTACTAATGGTATGGTAAAATAtgaagattttgtaaaaattgcttGTGCTCCTGTTCCTGACTATTATTAA
- the LOC142325479 gene encoding uncharacterized protein LOC142325479 isoform X2, whose translation MRSLGVSPNVADLKIYFKEKGGKMSFPEFLQVMHTHTKAEDLPKEVVEASKAADTEKKGVIPASQLRQMLLKWREKPSPKEACPLSSVDLVRVMHDECMVSGVFVRRPPLQHAYWWNDDIGRLRKEVLAARRSYQRATKKGLPDLARQRYIEARGAYNAAIKAAKTRCWKELCEAVDHDP comes from the exons atgcgATCTCTAGGAGTGAGCCCTAATGTTGCAGAtctgaaaatatactttaaagaGAAAG gAGGAAAAATGTCGTTTCCAGAGTTTCTTCAAGTAATGCATACTCATACTAAAGCTGAAGACTTACCGAAAGAAGTAGTTGAAGCTTCTAAAGCAGCTGATACAGAAAAGAAAGGTGTTATTCCTGCATCACAACTAAGACAAATGTTATTAAAGTGGAGAGAAAAACCAAGCCCTAAAGAAG CCTGCCCATTGTCATCAGTGGACCTAGTAAGGGTCATGCATGATGAGTGTATGGTGTCGGGTGTGTTTGTTCGCCGTCCCCCACTTCAGCATGCCTATTGGTGGAATGATGACATTGGACGCCTCAGGAAGGAAGTGTTGGCAGCCAGGCGGTCATATCAACGAGCTACCAAGAAAGGACTCCCAGATCTCGCTCGTCAGCGTTACATAGAAGCAAGGGGAGCTTATAATGCAGCCATCAAGGCGGCCAAAACCAGGTGCTGGAAGGAACTCTGCGAGGCAGTGGACCATGACCCATGA
- the LOC142325479 gene encoding calmodulin-like protein 4 isoform X1 has product MDHHFREQDINEFRECFFLFARNGQLRTPDELFIIMRSLGVSPNVADLKIYFKEKGGKMSFPEFLQVMHTHTKAEDLPKEVVEASKAADTEKKGVIPASQLRQMLLKWREKPSPKEACPLSSVDLVRVMHDECMVSGVFVRRPPLQHAYWWNDDIGRLRKEVLAARRSYQRATKKGLPDLARQRYIEARGAYNAAIKAAKTRCWKELCEAVDHDP; this is encoded by the exons ATG gaCCATCATTTTCGTGAACAAGATATTAATG aattcagggaatgtttctttttatttgcaaGAAATGGTCAGTTACGTACTCCTGatgaactttttattattatgcgATCTCTAGGAGTGAGCCCTAATGTTGCAGAtctgaaaatatactttaaagaGAAAG gAGGAAAAATGTCGTTTCCAGAGTTTCTTCAAGTAATGCATACTCATACTAAAGCTGAAGACTTACCGAAAGAAGTAGTTGAAGCTTCTAAAGCAGCTGATACAGAAAAGAAAGGTGTTATTCCTGCATCACAACTAAGACAAATGTTATTAAAGTGGAGAGAAAAACCAAGCCCTAAAGAAG CCTGCCCATTGTCATCAGTGGACCTAGTAAGGGTCATGCATGATGAGTGTATGGTGTCGGGTGTGTTTGTTCGCCGTCCCCCACTTCAGCATGCCTATTGGTGGAATGATGACATTGGACGCCTCAGGAAGGAAGTGTTGGCAGCCAGGCGGTCATATCAACGAGCTACCAAGAAAGGACTCCCAGATCTCGCTCGTCAGCGTTACATAGAAGCAAGGGGAGCTTATAATGCAGCCATCAAGGCGGCCAAAACCAGGTGCTGGAAGGAACTCTGCGAGGCAGTGGACCATGACCCATGA